The Lemur catta isolate mLemCat1 chromosome 17, mLemCat1.pri, whole genome shotgun sequence genome segment AGAATTTAGAGCCTGGAGAAAGAGCATCCCCCCTGTGCTGCCCCTCCCCATCTGCCCCGCAAGGCATGCTGGCTATCCTGGTAACACCCCTGCTCTCTGGCTGCAGTGCGGGTGTAGGACGTACAGGCACCTTTGTCGTCATTGATGCCATGCTGGACATGATGCATATGGAGCGGAAGGTGGACGTATATGGCTTTGTAAGCCGGATCCGGGCACAGCGCTGTCAGATGGTGCAAACAGACGTGAGTGATCTGTGGGTCAGGCGAGGGAGGGGGAATTCCAAGACCAAAACATCTTCTACACAGAGGATTCACTCAGTCTTCCAGGTTACTGTAAAGGATGATCATGTAGTGTGATGAAGGGCccttataaatcatatatttaaagaaacagcACAGAAGAGGTTGTGGCTTTGTGCCTGGAGGAATCAGGAAGGCAGATATCATGTTCACTGGACTTTAAGGGAACAGGCAACTGAGAGAGCCAGTGCCCACAGAGTCCTGACACAGCTCAGCCACGACTGGGAGCAGCAGTGCGATGGGGTCCGTGGTGAGGGCACAGCCCCAGGAGGGAGGCTGGTGGGAAGCTGGGACCAGATTATCACAGATGTTGTGCGTCTCCGCTTTCTGACAGCCCCTTCAGACTATTGAGTCTGCACTCTCAAAATAAGCAGGAGTTGGATTTGTCCTTCTCTGCAGGTTTCCAACATCCCAAAGGTATACTGGGACCCTCCCTGCCAAGCTAAGCACCCCCGAGAGGGACTCATGCATTTCAAGTCCTGCTTCACTGAATTGGGGCAGTAAGAGGGAATCAGTTTATCCCAGCTAGGATCAAAGGAGAAGTGGACTGGAGAGAAGTAGGGGTAAAAGGGGGTGACCTGGCACAAGGACCATGCTGTGTGTGACTGAGAGCTGGGCTTGTCCATGTTTCAGATGCAGTATGTCTTCATATACCAAGCCCTTCTGGAGCATTATCTCTATGGGGATACAGAACTGGAAGTGACCTCTCTAGAAACCCACCTGCAGAAAATTTACAACAAAATCCCGGGCACCAGCAATAATGGATTAGAGGAGGAGTTTAAGGTGAGTTGGAGCTGGACAACCTTCAATTGAAGGATCCCAGGCAATATGGGATGTTTGACTTCTTGTGCATTTACCAGCAGGTGGTAAATTCCCTTGTGAGGCATGCCATTGGTTAAGGAGCTGACCCTCTCCTCATACTCGTCATTCTCAACCTGTCCTGCATGTTAGAATCACTTGAGTTgtgtttagggggaaaaaagaaacaggcaatGATATTTTTTTAGGCGACCCCCGCAGCCCCCCAGGTGATTATAATGTACAGCAAGAGCAACGGTTTTGTGTAAGGcccatataataaatattttaggctttgcaggctatATGGTCTCTGTCCCAACTACTTAATGCTGCCTTTGTAGCATagaagcagccatagacaactGAGCATGGCtgtttcagtaaaactttatttataggcagcaggctggatttggcctgtggacCTTAGATTGCTGACTGCTGCTATGTGCCATTAGAAATGGCTCTCAACATACCTAAGGCCTAAGTCATGCTCTCATCAATAAAAGTGCTCCCAGAAGCAAGAAATTCTGAGTTGGGGTGCAGAGGACCACTTTCCTTAGAGCAGTCCTTGTTAGACTGTAGAATGTACACAGATTTCCTTGAGATCCTGTCAAAATGTAGGTTCTGACTGAGCAGGTCTGAGTTAGGGCCTGCATTTCTAAGAAGACGGGGCCAGTGCCAATGTGTGGGCTACACTTAGAGTAGCACGGATCAAGAAGGAACCTCAGAATCAGGGGAAGGGAGAATGTACACCTGAGTAAgttttttttgaagagtttaagACTGCCTCTGGGGCTGTCAGCAGTGCAGGTACACTCCCTCCTATGGTACTGGGATCCTTGCCCTAGGATCACAAAGTTCTAGGCCAGGGGAATCCCAGGAGGGTCCATGGGAGCCTGGAAGGAAGTATTTCCCAAAtacctctcttcttggcttgttCACTGAGCTTAAAGATAGAAGAAACAATGTTCCAACAAGAACATGTGGAAATGGAGGTTGGAGCCAAAGTGGCCTGAAGGTGCAGGCCCAGGGACAGGCATAATCTTGTCATGTTCAGTTACTGGGATCAGTGacatttcctctccctttcctaaTTCAGAAATTAACATCAATCAAAATCCAGAATGACAAGATGCGGACTGGAAACCTTCCAGCCAACATGAAGAAGAACCGGGTTTTACAGATCATTCCATGTAAgagccttctccccaccccaaaacCTTATTGCCCCATCCCTCAATTCCCTCCACCTTTGTACTTCTCAGGTACTAGTTAATGATTGGCTTGCAGACAAGAATCATGGCATTGGCCTCTTATTGCTCCCAGTTCTTTAGTGGCTTCTGGAAATAAAAGACCATAAAGGCCAAAGGCTTTCTCCCTCCTGGGCTAGAAACAGGCATGTCCTTGCCCAGCTGGGATTATATGTGCCCGGGGCCTGGGGCGGGAGCaatggaaggagagggagaggacaAGTTATATTGGTGAGCCACAAGGCTCTGTCCTTGCAGATGAATTCAACAGAGTGATCATTCCAGTTAAACGGGGCGAGGAGAACACAGACTACGTGAATGCATCCTTCATTGATGTAAGTGGTGGGTTTTTTCCTGGAGCTCCCAACACCCCGTGGGGATTCAGCCCTGGGGCTTTCAGTGCCTCCCTCACATACCTGCTTGACAGGATCATCTTTGAGACAGTCAACAATTACTGAACTgatatccacccacccaccctgcaTACTAGGTCTGTCCAGCCCCAAAGAGCAGAAGATGGGGGGAAACCAAGGGCATGCACCAGTGTGATACCTGGAGGGAAAAGGTTCCCAGGACAGACCACAGCCAAGAGGCTGAAAAACTGACTGAGTTCCGATCTTTCCCATTCCTGCTCTCTCCATCCTTGCTCCATTCTCCTTCCCTAGCCCTGACAGAAATGGACCAGCTTGTTAGATGGGGAGCTCTGCCTGGGATGGGTTCGCATCCAAGCGGCACCCATTCCTTCCTAGTGGCCTGTCTCACTGATTCCCAGACAGGCCTATCTTCTCCACTAACCCCTTCCTGATTAAACCGTCTCACCCCTGCAATTGATATGGCCTGTATAGGGCTACCGGCAGAAGGACTCCTACATCGCCAGCCAGGGCCCTCTTCTCCACACAATTGAGGACTTCTGGCGAATGATCTGGGAGTGGAAATCCTGCTCTATTGTGATGCTGACAGAACTGGAGGAGAGAGGCCAGGTGAGCTCAAAAAGGTCCTGGGCTGTGGGAAACAGACAGAATGAAAAGgggtgtgtgtggttgtgtgtgtgtgtgtgtgtgtgtgagagagagagagagagagagaatggggaggtgggggaggctaGAAGGTATGTTTAGACCTTTTCTCTGACTTACACTGTCCAAAGGGCCATTTCCAGGCACTATTGCCCAGCCAGTTGGTGTCTGAGCAGTCATAAGCTTCTCCCAGGACTGGAAAAGCAATATGGTCTGAGCCTCCATTTGATTCCCAGACTGTTCACACCCTTTCACTTTTCTCCTGAGCACAGTCCCCCCTAGCCTAGCCTTTGTGCACGCCCTCTCCTCTCTACCTCCCCAGGCAGGGCAGCGCTAGCAAAACGAGGAGTGCAGAGCCAGACCAAGGCTCTGAGGTGTAGTCTGTGTGAGTATTCCTGAGGGAGAATCACATCTTTGCTAACTACACGACAGAAAGCAatagaatttaagaaattaaaaaaacaaatttacaatttaatattcagtaacaaggaaatattttaagaaaaagccCACAAGTCCAATTAAAAAGTTGCATTATCTGGGAACTCTAACTAAAAAGAGACCTTAGAGGCCCCCTAGGTCAGCTCCCACTAGTATAGGAAGCTTCTTAACACTGTTCGTGAATCAGAATCTTGCAGCCTCTACCAAGGACATCCCTCTGGCAGCAGTGAGGAGGACGTATTAGAAATGAGCAAGccagaagcagagaggaaggcTATGACAGCAATGCTGGTGGTGAGGGGCTGCCACTAAGAGAGTGAGGGGGGTGTGAATTAAGCATGGCACCTACCCATGACTCCCTGAATTTGtagttaattaaaaattaaaatacaaaatgttttacttttgttATCCGAAGTCATTAGTTCTCCATTCTGTActtatatagtttattttaactTTGATACAAGGCTTGACATATACTTGGtcaccctgatttttttttttttttttttttgagacagagtctcactttgttgcccgggctagagcgagtgccctggcgtcagcctagctcacagcaagctcaaactcctgggcttaagtgatcctactgcctcagcctccccagtagctgggactacaggcatgcgccaccatgcccggctaattttttctatatatatttttagttgtccagataatttttatttctatttttagtagagacggggtctcgctcaggctggtcttgaactcctgacctcgagcgatccacccgcctcggcctcccagagggctaggattacaggcgtgagccaccgcgccttgCCTAAAATAAGACTTTcaatagtgattttattttatttatttatttatttatttatttttttgagacagagtgccgctgtgttgcccgggctagagtgagtgccgtggcgtcaacctagctcacagcaacctcaaactcctgggctgaagcgatcctactgcctcagcctcccgagtagctgggactacaggcatgcgccaccatgcctggctaattttttctatatatatttttagttggccagataatttctttctatttttagtagagacagggtctcgctcttgctcaggctggtctcaaactcctgagctccagcgatccgcccgcctcagcctcccagagtgctaggattacaggcgtgagccaccgcgcccggccacaataGTGATTTTATTTGGACTGTGAGACTATTagcaatttttttcctacttttcttaattttttccaaatctcTTATAATGAACCTATAGTACATGTATGATTGAGAACTTACAAATTGCCAAAAGCAAAGAATCTCAGATCTTACCCCAAAATGCTCTAAAGAAATGGACAGTataacaattttgttttatttacatatttatgccTTGGCTTGTTCTGCAGACATTGAACAAATTCTTTTACCAGATACTTACAGAGAGCTTACTGTACGCCAGGCATTTTGcaaggtgctgggaatacaaagatgaaaaggGATACACCCCTTCCCCACAGGAGCTATAGAGGGAGTCGAGCCAGGTGCGGAGCAAGACAGACAGTAAACTATCTCCTGCTCACTAGCAAGGACAGAAAGGCAAGTGCTAGCAACTCTAAGGTACCATTACAGAttaaagagaggaagggaaagggaccAGAGGGTACTGTGGACCAGGCTGTGGTGAAGCACCATGGCTGGGTGGAAACTTGAGTGGGTTTGCATTTTCTGGATTAGCAGTCTGACAGATGGAAGCAGCTATAAAATGTGGAAACACCCCAAGGCAGGGGGCGTGGATTGGAACAGagactttccttcctcctcctcttcctcctccccccgcctCCTTCCTCCAGCCACTGAGTGTTGGATACCTTGTGAGCCATAGTCAGAGTTCTTTACAGACCATGTCAGTGTTGCAAATGTTCTCTGGTAAGGATCGGAGGTTAATTGGAATGTGAAGGAATGTAACTACCCTCCAAGTTTTCAATACCTTGGGGATGGAGTGTGTCAGAGTAAGAGTGGCTATACTGAGAGAGGGGccaggctgctcctggggcagtgCTGCCTCTGCCACACATGGTATCCGAGCCCCTCACCTCTCCCATTTGTTCTCCAGGAGAAGTGTGCCCAGTACTGGCCGTCTGATGGACTGGTGTCCTATGGAGACATCACCGTGGagctgaagaaggaggaggaatgtGAGAGTTACACCGTCCGAGACCTCCTGGTCACCAACACCAGGGTAAGGTGGGTGGCAGGTAGACCTGTCCCACAGGGAGAGCAGGGCTGCCCCTGCCTTCCTGATCCCCCTTCCTCCAAAGGAGAACAAGAGCCGACAGATCCGGCAATTCCACTTCCATGGCTGGCCTGAAGTGGGCATCCCCAGTGACGGCAAGGGCATGATCAGCATCATCGCAGCCgtgcagaagcagcagcagcagtcaGGGAACCACCCCATCACCGTGCACTGCAGGTACAGCTGGCCCCAGCCTGGCGCGGGGCAGGGAAGCAAGGACAGGCAGACGGGGCAGCAGTGAGTGTGTGTTAGACCAAGGGGAAAGGCAGACAAGAGCAGGATGTTGGTGAGCACATGGCAGTCAAGCTTGATCAAGGCAGGGCCAGATGATAGGAGAGGACCTTGGAGTTTGAACTTGGCACAAGAAGTGCTGGGGACTAATAATGTCAGATACTGGGCAGGGGAGTATTTGGGGTGGGCATGGGGTGCAGGAAAGCAGCAGGTGAGACGACAGTGGAGCCACCAGACAGGCTGTATGGGGTGAGGGCCTGGCCTTCTTAAGgagcaggaaaagagaaaagggcaattattttaaaaacggTTTGAGGAAAAATGAACAAGACTAAGAACATAGGGTGAAAGAGGAGAGGGGTCAGGAGGCCTCCCAGGTTTGGGCCTGGGTTGCTGATAATGGTTGGTGTGACCACAGAAGAAAGATGGTAAGGAGACTTGTTTGGGGGGAAAGGTAAATTTTGTTTAGGGCATGTTGTTCAAGATCGCATATTAGAAGAAATACACTCCTTTACTTAGAACCCTAACAATGGCTAATAAGGCCCAACATGATGTGAGGGCTCCCTGCCCAGCGCAGGCAGGGGGCGCAGCAGGGGCTGACCTCCCGAGGGCTCTGACCTCGCCCCCACCACTCTCCTTCCTTCCGTCATCAGATCTAGCTGCAAGTCCTTCCGCCCCCCAGGCACAGTCCTGTGTGGGCCTGAGCTGCTGCTTTCCCAGACAGCCTAGGGTTTCCCCCAGCCTCCCTGAGCACCCTGCCTAGAACCCCACAGTCCCTGCCTCAGAGCAGGTACTCAGTAGGTGTCTAGTGAGTGAATCAGCTGATGATGTTGAACAGGAGAACAGCGTCTGGATTCCTTGGATTTAGGAAGAAAATGACAGGCATGGCAGAGAATCAGCAGACACACTGGTGCAGAGGGGCAGGCAGAGTTtgtcaaaggaaggaaaagacaggACTAGAATGAGTTCCAACCTCAGCAAGCAGAGGTCAGGGCATCCCAGGCACATTTGTAGGCGGACAGCAAAGACTCAGTGCTGGTAGCATGTGAAGGTCATCCCCATGGTCCCATGGGCGAGTCCCTCCACAGGCACATGGGGCTGTGCAGGAAGGGCACAGGGTGCACGCCTCCCCAGAGCTGTGCTCTCACAGGGCTCCTCCAGGCTGGGTGGGTCCACACGGCAGAGGTGAGCATGGATGGAcctcctgccccatccccaccccaagaGTCCCTTTGGATTGCAGACCTTCCCTGGAGCACCAACCTGAGCCTTTGTCTGCTCTTTGTTATTGTCACTCACCCCCTCGGCACAGAGGGCCATCGCAGGTGTGGTAAATATATCTGCTCTGTTGCAGCGCCGGGGCAGGAAGGACGGGGACCTTCTGTGCCCTGAGCACCGTCCTGGAGCGTGTGAAAGCGGAGGGGATTTTGGATGTCTTCCAGACCGTTAAGAGCCTGAGGCTGCAGAGGCCACACATGGTCCAGACACTGGTATGCTGCCCATGTATTTGTCCATGTCCCCATACCATCTGCAGCCCTTCTCTGTCAGGGCCAGCCCAGGGAGAAGGGTCTTCAGAGGGGCCCACCCAGTAGTCAAAAGACCACCTAACCACAGACCCACCCTTCCCCAAGGTGCCCCAGACAGGaagcaccctgggaggcaggaTGGCAGCGGGAATGCAGGCCCCGTCCCCAGAGGATGTGACAGGTTGGAAAGTGGGTGCCTGGGTACCCTGCAGGGCTTGTCTGCACTTCTCCATAGGTCCTGGGTGGGGATGACCCAGGGGTACCTGCCTTTGTTATGCTCGGGCTCCCTGTTAAGAGACTCTTAAGCTGGACATCCACAGAGGTTTTGCTGAATCCCATGGTGCTAGAAAAGtttgagagggaaagaaaagtggATGTTAGGAGGTTTGGGAGAATATGAGGCTTTGAGAGGCAGGGCACATCCTAGCCTGGCAGCCATGGTAAGTATAGGCCGCACCATCTCCCAGCCCAGCAAACTCACATCTCACCTCTGCAAGGCCTAGGACGCTCCTCATCAGCTCTGCTTGTGGAAGGCCCTCTGCACTCAGCGCAGAAGGGGAATGCTGCCAGAACTCTGGCAGACAGGTCAGGGCTCCGGTGGAAGTCCAGAAATGTTCCCTCTcagttttccattttcaaaaaacATGGCTCTATTAGGAACTATGGGTACAGCATTCTTTTCAGTAACCCTGGCTTTTCCCTTTTGCTCTCCAGGAGCAGTATGAGTTCTGCTATAAGGTGGTGCAAGAGTATATTGACGCGTTCTCAGATTATGCCAACTTCAAGTAAGAGGCGGAGAGGGCCCGCGGACCAGGAGGATTGcctttaatattttgtaatattctgTTTTGTTAATATACCCCAAATTGTGTATATATCTTATAACTGTTTTAGAAATTGGTACATAGGCTTCTATTACCTATTAGGtggaaattttatatgtaaatgtgtTAGCACTGA includes the following:
- the PTPRA gene encoding receptor-type tyrosine-protein phosphatase alpha isoform X4, yielding MEEKRSRIAKTFLKKKNKALPACPIQATCEAASKEENKEKNRYVNILPYDHSRVHLTPVEGVPDSDYINASFINGYQEKNKFIAAQGPKEETVNDFWRMIWEQNTATIVMVTNLKERKECKCAQYWPDQGCWTYGNIRVSVEDVTVLVDYTVRKFCIQQVGDVTNRKPQRLITQFHFTSWPDFGVPFTPIGMLKFLKKVKACNPQYAGAIVVHCSAGVGRTGTFVVIDAMLDMMHMERKVDVYGFVSRIRAQRCQMVQTDMQYVFIYQALLEHYLYGDTELEVTSLETHLQKIYNKIPGTSNNGLEEEFKKLTSIKIQNDKMRTGNLPANMKKNRVLQIIPYEFNRVIIPVKRGEENTDYVNASFIDGYRQKDSYIASQGPLLHTIEDFWRMIWEWKSCSIVMLTELEERGQEKCAQYWPSDGLVSYGDITVELKKEEECESYTVRDLLVTNTRENKSRQIRQFHFHGWPEVGIPSDGKGMISIIAAVQKQQQQSGNHPITVHCSAGAGRTGTFCALSTVLERVKAEGILDVFQTVKSLRLQRPHMVQTLEQYEFCYKVVQEYIDAFSDYANFK